The following coding sequences lie in one Mycobacterium sp. Z3061 genomic window:
- a CDS encoding dihydrodipicolinate reductase yields the protein MTQSGVKRVVVWGTGFVGRMVIPEIVKHPLFELVGVGVSNPDKVGRDVGEICGLDEPVGVTATDDVDALIALKPDALVHYGPTAMHAKDNISLITRFLRAGIDVCSTAMTPWIWPTMPQNPPNWIAPITQACELGEASCFTTGIDPGFANDLFPMTLMGLCSEVKRVRASELLDYTNYEGDYEREMGIGREPEFSPMLENRDVLIFAWGATVPMIAHAAGIMLDEMTTTWDKWVTPTDRKSAKGVIKAGNVAAVRFTINGLYQGETRIQLEHVNRIGLDAAPDWPTGHDNDVYRVDIEGTPSIFQETAFRFTDGSGRDAAAAGCLATGLRALNAVPAVNELSPGWVTALDLPLIPGAGTIR from the coding sequence ATGACGCAGAGTGGCGTTAAGCGAGTGGTGGTGTGGGGCACCGGCTTCGTGGGCCGGATGGTGATCCCGGAGATCGTCAAGCACCCGCTCTTCGAGTTGGTGGGTGTCGGTGTCAGCAACCCGGACAAGGTGGGCCGCGACGTCGGTGAGATCTGCGGCCTGGATGAACCGGTCGGCGTCACCGCCACCGACGACGTCGACGCGCTGATCGCGCTCAAACCCGACGCATTGGTGCACTACGGACCGACCGCGATGCACGCCAAGGACAACATCTCGCTGATCACCCGCTTCCTGCGCGCCGGTATCGATGTGTGCTCGACGGCGATGACGCCGTGGATCTGGCCGACCATGCCGCAGAACCCGCCCAACTGGATTGCCCCCATCACCCAGGCCTGCGAGCTGGGGGAGGCGTCGTGTTTCACCACCGGCATCGACCCCGGCTTCGCCAACGACCTGTTCCCGATGACCCTGATGGGCCTGTGCTCGGAAGTGAAGCGGGTACGCGCCTCCGAGTTGCTGGACTACACCAACTACGAGGGCGACTACGAGCGGGAAATGGGCATCGGCCGTGAACCCGAGTTCAGCCCGATGCTGGAAAACCGCGACGTGCTGATCTTCGCGTGGGGCGCCACCGTGCCGATGATCGCGCACGCCGCCGGCATCATGCTCGACGAGATGACCACCACCTGGGACAAGTGGGTGACGCCCACTGACCGCAAGTCGGCCAAGGGCGTCATCAAGGCGGGCAACGTCGCCGCCGTCCGGTTCACCATCAACGGGCTCTACCAGGGCGAGACGCGGATCCAGCTCGAGCACGTCAACCGCATCGGGCTCGACGCCGCCCCGGACTGGCCGACGGGCCACGACAACGACGTCTACCGGGTGGACATCGAAGGCACGCCCAGCATCTTCCAGGAAACCGCGTTCCGTTTCACCGACGGCTCGGGCCGGGATGCCGCGGCCGCCGGATGCCTGGCCACCGGCCTGCGGGCGCTCAACGCCGTTCCGGCGGTCAACGAGCTGTCCCCGGGCTGGGTCACCGCGCTGGATCTGCCACTCATCCCGGGCGCGGGTACGATCCGCTGA
- a CDS encoding MmpS family transport accessory protein, whose translation MTSRRAASILIATGTAFGATYGVAHADPFLPPGAFPQVHYEVTGTGMAEYISYQTQHGQQRAVNVPLPWSTDFQGFGGQVYVLSAQGQGTIACKIVVDGNVVNDAHSTGTPGHTMCSH comes from the coding sequence ATGACCAGTCGTCGTGCAGCTTCGATCCTGATTGCCACCGGCACCGCCTTCGGCGCCACCTACGGTGTGGCGCACGCGGATCCTTTCCTTCCCCCGGGCGCATTCCCCCAGGTTCACTACGAAGTCACCGGCACCGGCATGGCCGAGTACATCTCGTACCAGACCCAGCACGGTCAGCAGCGAGCGGTGAATGTGCCGCTGCCGTGGTCGACGGACTTCCAGGGCTTCGGTGGCCAGGTCTACGTGCTGAGCGCGCAGGGGCAGGGCACCATCGCCTGCAAGATCGTGGTGGACGGCAACGTGGTCAATGACGCGCACTCGACGGGGACGCCCGGACACACGATGTGTTCGCACTGA
- a CDS encoding cytochrome P450, translating to MDLKTDARSGLRPRANGTPPPEIPLADIALGSLDFWALDDDYRDGAFATLRREAPISFWPAIEMEGFTGGNGHWALTRLDDVFFASRHPEVFSSSPNITINDQTPELAEYFGSMIVMDDPRHQRLRSIVSRAFTPKVVARIEASVRDRAHQLVTSMMANHPDRQADLVSEIAGPLPLQIICDMMGIPEEDHQTIFHWTNVILGFGDPDLATDFGEFLQVSMDIGAYATKMAEDRRSSSADHHDDLTTALVQAEVNGERLSSSEIAMFFILLVVAGNETTRNAISHGVLALSRFPEERDKWWADYDGLAHTATEEIVRWASPVVYMRRTLTRDFELSGTKMAEGDKVSLWYCSANRDEAKFADPWRFDVARNPNPHVGFGGGGAHFCLGANLARREIRVVFDELRREMPEIVATAEPRRLLSQFIHGIKVLPVTW from the coding sequence ATGGACCTCAAGACTGACGCGCGATCGGGACTCAGGCCGAGGGCGAACGGGACGCCTCCGCCCGAGATACCGCTGGCCGACATCGCGCTGGGCTCGCTGGATTTCTGGGCACTCGACGACGACTACCGCGACGGCGCCTTCGCCACCTTGCGGCGCGAAGCGCCCATCTCGTTCTGGCCCGCGATCGAAATGGAAGGGTTCACCGGGGGCAACGGGCACTGGGCGCTGACCAGGCTGGACGACGTGTTCTTCGCCAGCCGCCATCCGGAGGTGTTCAGCTCGAGCCCCAACATCACCATCAACGATCAGACACCGGAACTGGCCGAGTACTTCGGGTCGATGATCGTGATGGACGATCCGCGGCACCAGCGGCTGCGTTCCATCGTCAGCCGGGCGTTCACGCCGAAGGTAGTGGCCCGCATCGAGGCCTCGGTGCGCGATCGCGCCCACCAGCTGGTGACCTCGATGATGGCCAACCACCCCGATCGGCAGGCCGACCTGGTCAGCGAGATCGCCGGGCCGCTGCCGTTGCAGATCATCTGCGACATGATGGGCATCCCCGAAGAAGACCACCAGACGATCTTCCACTGGACCAACGTGATTCTCGGCTTCGGCGACCCCGACCTGGCCACCGATTTCGGTGAGTTTCTTCAGGTTTCGATGGACATCGGCGCCTATGCGACCAAGATGGCCGAGGACCGTCGCAGTTCGAGCGCGGATCATCACGACGACCTGACCACCGCGCTGGTGCAGGCCGAGGTGAACGGCGAGCGCTTGTCGTCGTCGGAGATCGCGATGTTCTTCATCCTGCTGGTGGTGGCCGGCAACGAAACCACCCGCAACGCGATCAGCCACGGGGTGCTGGCGCTGTCCCGCTTCCCCGAGGAACGGGACAAGTGGTGGGCGGACTACGACGGCCTGGCCCACACGGCGACCGAGGAGATCGTGCGGTGGGCCTCACCAGTGGTGTACATGCGGCGCACCCTGACCCGTGACTTCGAGCTCAGCGGCACCAAAATGGCTGAGGGCGACAAGGTTTCGCTGTGGTACTGCTCGGCCAACCGGGACGAGGCGAAGTTCGCCGACCCGTGGCGGTTCGACGTGGCGCGCAACCCCAACCCGCATGTCGGGTTCGGTGGCGGCGGTGCGCACTTCTGCCTCGGGGCCAACCTGGCCCGCCGCGAGATCCGGGTGGTGTTCGACGAGTTGCGCCGCGAGATGCCGGAGATCGTAGCGACGGCAGAGCCCCGGCGGCTGCTGTCGCAGTTCATTCACGGCATCAAGGTGCTGCCGGTCACCTGGTGA
- a CDS encoding class I SAM-dependent methyltransferase, which produces MFRRRLSEAQHVMQPAARLHEQAREKARALKGYVAEGDSVLDVGCGTGLLSVYLRDMYGVAPKGIDVRDFRKTDIPFTEFDGTSIPFPDNSFDHVILSEVLHHSQDPVRLTAECERVARRRILVFEDMPEGLVGKLALQAQVRAFAHHHRYPFRPARLDEYRQALAWLATKAVSVQRIPQPPQWLTVYPRVLIVYDLTR; this is translated from the coding sequence ATGTTCCGCCGCCGCCTCTCCGAAGCCCAGCATGTCATGCAGCCCGCCGCACGGTTACACGAGCAAGCCCGCGAAAAGGCTAGAGCCCTCAAGGGGTACGTCGCAGAGGGCGACAGCGTGTTGGACGTCGGTTGCGGCACCGGGCTGCTGTCGGTCTATCTGCGCGACATGTACGGGGTGGCGCCGAAAGGCATCGACGTCAGGGACTTCCGCAAGACCGACATCCCGTTCACCGAATTCGACGGCACCTCAATCCCTTTCCCGGACAATTCGTTCGACCACGTCATCCTCAGCGAGGTGCTGCACCACAGCCAGGACCCGGTCAGGCTGACCGCCGAATGCGAACGCGTCGCGCGCAGACGCATCCTGGTGTTCGAGGACATGCCCGAGGGGCTGGTCGGCAAGCTCGCGTTGCAGGCGCAGGTGCGGGCGTTCGCCCACCACCACCGCTACCCGTTCCGCCCGGCGCGCCTCGACGAGTACCGCCAGGCACTGGCCTGGCTCGCCACGAAAGCCGTTAGTGTGCAACGGATTCCGCAACCACCGCAGTGGCTGACGGTCTACCCGCGGGTGCTGATCGTCTACGACCTCACCAGGTGA